CATTACAAGATTGTTTTTTGTAGTTGGGTTTTGTTTCTCTATTGCCTGGTAGGTATGTAATGCACCATAAGCATCTTCTGCATCAAAGAATCCCCCTACTACAAGTACAGCTGGTTTTATTCCAGTTAAATGTGGTCGGATGTTCATCGCCTTCCAGAAGGCATCATAATTGCCATGTGTCATGAGGTCATCCCAGAATTTGATGCTGTCGCCAAAATATTTTTGCTTTACATTTTTTAATGCACCAACATTCAGGTAAAAACGATAGTTATCGGTGATGGGATATTTAAAAGGTTTAGGACCTTTATCCGGAGTAATTGGTTTTGGCCTCGGAACACCGAACGAAGAGTAGAAGCTGAAAGCATCTGCCAGCATAAACGCGCCGTTATGATGAAAATCATCACCCATAAACCAATCGGTAACGGGGGCTTGTGGAGATACGGCTTTTAAGCCCTTATGTGCGCCGGGAAGAGCTGCAGTGGAGTAAAATCCAGGATAAGAAATGCCATAGATTCCTGCTTTACCATTGTTGTCAGGGATATTTTTGATAAGCCAGTCTATTGTATCGTAGGTGTCTGAGCTTTCATCAATATCTTTTTTTCCTTTTTTCTGATCCAGGTGTGGTCTCACATCAACAAATTCACCCTCGCTCATCCATTTTCCGCGAACATCCTGGTATACAAAAATGAATCCTTCTCTGAGAAATAAAGGAGAAGGGCCCAACGTCGTCTTGAACTTGTCTTCTCCGTAAGGAGAGACCGTATAAGGAGTACGGTTAATCATAAAGGGGTATTTTTTTCCTTTATGCTTGGGGATATAAATCGCGGTAAATAGTTTAATGCCATCGCGCATAGGAATATTGCGTTCGATCTTTGTGTAATTCTCACGTACATAGGCGGAATCTGATTGCTGGGCGAAGGCCGAAGTTCCTGCGAAAAGCAGGATCGGTACCAGCCAGGAAAATTTAAAGCGGGTCATGTTGGGTATCGGTTTTTATTGAAGCTTAAATATACAGAAAACGTCTGCTCATTTTAGTCATTGTAACATTAAAGATGAGGAAAGAATTGGAATTTGGGCTATTATTAGAGTAAGGTTTATTAACTTTGTGCAACAAAAAAAATCCTTTATATGCAATACGATGTAGTTGTTATTGGCTCGGGCCCGGGCGGTTATGTTGGAGCAATCAGATGTGCCCAACTAGGCTTAAAAACGGCAGTGATAGAAAAATATAAAACTTTCGGCGGTACCTGCTTAAATGTAGGTTGTATCCCGTCAAAAGCATTGTTAGACTCTTCAGAGCATTTTCACAATGCGGCACATACTTTCCAGACCCACGGTATTAACCTTAAAGATCTGAAAGTAGATATGCCACAGATGATTGCACGTAAGGATGATGTGGTAGCACAGAATACTGCCGGAATTCAGTATCTCTTCAAAAAGAATAAAATTGATTCTTTTCAGGGTTTGGGCTCTTTTGTCGATAAAAACACAATTAAAATCACAAAAGAAGATGGTACTACCGAAACGATAACCGCAAAGAATGTGATCATTGCATCGGGTTCTAAGCCTACTGCTTTACCTTTTTTACCAATTGATAAAAAAAGAATCATTACTTCAACTGAAGCATTGAACATTAAAGAGGTTCCTAAAGAAATGGTAGTGATCGGTGGCGGTGTAATCGGTTTAGAACTGGGATCAGTTTATGCACGCTTAGGCACTAAAGTGTCTGTAGTTGAATTTATGCCGGCTATTATTGGAACAATGGATGCTGGTTTAGGTAAAGAGCTTCAGCGCGTATTGAAGAAATCTTTGGGCATGGAATTCTACATGGGTCATAAAGTAACCGGTGCAACTGCTAAAGGCAAAAGAGTAACTGTGACTGCGGATAATGCAAAAGGAGAGCAGGTAAAACTGGAAGCTGATTATTGCATCGTAGCAGTAGGTCGTACCGCTTATACTGAAGGATTAGGATTAGAAAATATCGGCATCAAAACGGAAGAGCGTGGTAACAAGATCCCGGTAAATGCGCATCTTGAGACTGCTGTTCCCGGAGTATATGCAATTGGTGATGTGATTAAAGGGGCAATGCTTGCTCATAAAGCCGAAGATGAAGGAGTTTATGTTGCGGAGACTTTAGCCGGACAAAAACCACATATCAATTACAATCTGATTCCCGGTGTGGTTTATACCTGGCCGGAAGTTGCTTCAGTAGGATTTACAGAAGAACAACTGAAAGAACAAGGTACTGCCTATAAAGCAGGCTCGTTTCCTTTCAAAGCAAGTGGACGTGCAAAAGCAAGTATGGATACAGATGGTTTTGTAAAGGTTCTGGCTGATGCCAAAACTGATGAGATTCTAGGTGTGCATATGATTGGTCCACGTGCAGCTGATATGATTGCTGAGGCTGTTGTAGCGATGGAATTCCGTGCTTCAGCGGAGGATATTGCAAGAATTTGCCACGCACATCCAACATATACAGAAGCAATTAAAGAAGCGGCCATGGCTGCAACTGATAATAGAGCAATACACATGTAATCATTATGATTACTCATAAAAAAGGTCGCAGATTAATCTGCGGCCTTTTTTATGAGTTCTGGATAACTCTCTCTTAATGCCCTGACTCCGGCTTCTATCAACATTAAATTGTCTTCCAGGTGTCCGTGCTGAACTTCAACATTCAGATATGGAATATTATTCTTCATGGCATAAATCGAAAGGGATCCATCATCTTCTGCTTCCTGATGTTGAAGAACCACATTTACATTCTCTTTTTTTAGCTTGCTGAATAAAACCCTTTCTGTAACCAGGATTAGATCATCCGGATCCATCATCGGATTGACATGTACAGAGTCTGCGACATTTTCTAATTCAGCTCCGGGAAGATAAGAGGAGATTCCAAAACCTTCATCACCATTATTATGGAGCGTAAAAATGTAACCTAGCCTTGCGGGTTGATAAAAGTTCAGAATTTCTTTGGCAACTTCAGCGAGTTGATCAACAATGATCTGTTCATCAGCCTGTCCATATTTTTTAAGTCCGGTTGAAATACCTTCCCTGGAGTAGATGCTATTGGGATCAGTCTGATAATTCAGTCCTTCATAGCTGAATTCAAAATTTCTTTGCCCTCCATATTGGCAGTCAATGATGCTTCCTCCATTTAAACGGATGTAATCGAAAGCGGCTTTTACGCCTGTATCCTCATCATCATGAATAGCAAGAAAGCTGATTTTTTGAGCTCCGTATTTATATTTTACCAATTCAATAGAGCGATCGCTTAGTTCCAGAAAAGTGGAGTCCATAGTCATCCCTTCAAATACGGGAGGGTGCTGTGCACTTGAATTCAACCAGACACAAGTGAGTAAAGTTAATATCATATGCTTCATCATACCTGCAGTATAGCAAAACTCTGACCACTATTGCCTTGTAAAACAAAAAAGAGGAATCCAGACATGGATTCCTCTTTTTTATGATGAGGGAAGACGGTTAATGATGTCCGCCTTCCAGATCGTATTCTTTTACTTCTTTATGGTCGTAAGGCTCAGCAATCAGCTCTTCCATACTTTTGCCCTTTTTATTAAAGCCAAAGCGGTCCAGGATGCTGTCGAATACCTGGTACATCACCGGTACTACAATCAGCGTAAGGAATAATGAACTCGTTAGTCCACCTACGATTACCCATGCCAGACCATTTTTCCATTCCGCACCAGCACCACTTGCCAATGCGATAGGAAGCATACCGATTACCATGGCAATAGTTGTCATCAGGATCGGGCGCAAACGGGCATGATTGGCCAGAACAAGTGCCTCATGGGTTGTTTTTCCTTCTGCTTTCATCTGGTTCGTAAAATCGACCAGGATAATCGCATTCTTTGCTACCAAACCAATTAGCATAATTAAACCTAAAATGGTAAAGATACCCAATGAGTTATTGGTCAGTGCCAGGGCAAGTAGTGCTCCGATTACCGATAAAGGAATCGAGAACATCACCACGAACGGATAAACAAAACTGTCGTAAAGAGCTACCATGATCAGGTATACGAGGATAATGGAAGCCATTAAGGCGATTCCTAAGGTACCAAATCCTTCACTTTGGTTCTCCTGGTCACCAGCCCATACATAACTTACACCTACGGGTTTTTTCAGTTCGCCACTTTTCTCCATTTGATCTAACTTGTCCTGTAGTTCGGCTACGATTGTTCCTGTTGGCCTACCAATAGACTGTGCTTTTACGGAAACTGAAGTACTCTTATCTCGACGTTCCAGCTGACTTGGTCCGGCGCCTTCTTTAATATCTGCGAATTGCGATAGTTTTACCTGTTGCCCGGTCGAATTGATGAAAACAAGGTTTCTTACATCATCAATATCTTTACGGTTGAAAGTCTGGTAACGAATATTAATGTCGTATTCATATTCTCCTTTACGGTATTTACCATCTGTGTTTCCACTAAATGCAGTTTGCATCGTGGTACCAACAGTTTGTAAGGTTAATCCTAAAGCAGCCATTTTATCACGATCTACCTGAACATTAATCTCCGGACTACCTTTCTCTACCGAAAGTTTGATCTCTGCAGAACCCTGGATCTTGCTTAGTACCTTCATTGCACCTTCTGCATATTTCATGGCGCTATCCAGGTCTGAACCCATAACTACCATGTCAATAGGGGCATTTTCAGCAATACCTAAAATACTGATTGGCACTGTTTTTACTTTTGCTCCAACAAGGAATTTTGCCAGCTCACGACTTACTTTAGTCGCATAGATACTGGATTCGTCTTCACGTTCTTTACGCTCTACCAATTTAACATTGATCTCAGACTTATAGGCAGTTGCCTGAGTTCCTCCAAAGTCTCCACTGGATTGTCCTACTGTGGTGATCAATTGTATAATCTCTGGTTTTTTAGATAGGAAGGCCTCTGCCTGCTGAGTAACCTGGTTTGTTTTCTCAATAGAAGCATCTTTAGGCAATTCTATCTGTACCAGGAACTCCCCTTTATCACTCTTAGGGAAGAACTCTGTTCCGATGAAACCACCAATGGTTAGCCCACATGAACTAAGTAATAAAAGGAATACGCCAATTAAGGTAATCGCTTTATGGCGTAAAGTCCATTCTAAGATACCAGTTACCCAAACCGTGAATTTGTGTAGCTGACTTTCGAACCATAGGATAAAACGTCCGAACACATTTTTACCTTCAATCTTTTCCAGTTTACCAAAACGTGAAGACAATAGCGGAACGATGGTAAATGAGGTAACCAATGATAGGAGGGTAGCAATAATTACCACCACACAGAACTGGCGTAAAATGTTGGATACCAGTCCTGAACTTACCGCAATCGGGAAGAATACCACCACAATTACCAGGGTAATGGAAACAACAGTAAATCCGATTTCGCTGGTGGCATCGTATGCCGCACGAACTCTGTTTTTACCCATTTCCATGTGCCTGTATATATTTTCCAATACCACGATCGCATCATCCACAAGGATACCTACCACAAGGGAAAGTCCAAGTAATGACATCAGGTTCAAGGTATAGCCAAACAATCCGATTCCAATGAATGTAGCAATCAGGGATGCAGGAATGGAAACCATTACAATGGCCGCGTTACGTAAACTGTGCAGAAAGAACAACATCACAAAAGCTACGAGAATAATCGCAAGGATTAAATCGTGGATTACCGCATCGGCAGACTCCAATGTAAAGATGGAACTGTCGTTTACGATCAACATCTTTAGATCATTTGCCTTGTAGTCATTTTGAAGGGTCTCTACAATCTTATGCATTCCCTTACTTACTTCTACCGCATTCGCATCAGACTGCTTGATAATCTGAATGGCAATTGCACCTTTTCTATCGATACGCGCAATTTTTTCTACTTCCTTTTGTGCATCCTGAACATCGGCAACATCACTTAGTCTGATTTGTGCTCCTGCTTTACTGGTTGCGACAACCAAATTTCTCAACTCATCTATCGATTTATATTTACCAGATAAACGGATGAGTACGTCCTGATTTTCAGTCTTCACACTTCCTGTAGGGAAATCGAGATTGGAAGTTAAAATGGATTGTTGAATCTGTGGTACAGATAGGCCGTAACCTTGTATTTTGTCTGCATCCAGTCCGACTACGATCTCACGTTCCTGCCCACCTACCAGGTTGACCTGTGCTACCCCTGTAACCCTGGAAAGGATTGGAGCAATACGTTTATCAATTAAGTCGTAAAAAGCAGCATCGTCCATTTTTGCGGATGCTGACATGGTGATTACCGGTAAATCATCCAATGAGAACTTATTCAGGGATGGTGGTTTTACGTCCGTAGGTAAATCTGCAAGGATCGCATTTACTTTACGTTGAGCCTCATTTAATGATAAATCTACATTGGCTTTATCATTTAGGGTAATCGTCACTACGGATAAACTCTCATAAGATACTGCATTCAGCTTCTTAATGTTTTCCATAGAGGAGACCGCATCCTCAATCTTCTTGGTCACGGTATTTTCCACCTCATTTGGTGAAGCTCCCGGATATATTGTGGAAATGGATACTACGTTGTTCGAGAACTTTGGTAACAACTCGTAACTAAGCCCAAAGTAGCTCAATAATCCCATTAGCGTTAGTACGGTAAAAACCACAATAACGAGGGTTGGGCGCTTTATTGAAATTTCTGTTATTTTCATCAGAATGTATTTATATTTTTCATTGTAAAGGCCTATTCTATTTCACAGGAGCAACCGGGGTACCGTCAATAAGATTGATCTGACCGCTGGTAATTACTGTTTCACCTTCTTTCAGGCCGTCAAGGATTTCCACATTCTCTCCCAGAATTCTTCCAGCAACTACTTTACGTAATACTGCTTTATTTCCCTCTCCTAAAACGAAGATCTGGTTGCTGCTTACGCTACCTACAAATGAACCACGTGGAATGGTTAATGAAGGCGCCTGACTAGGGAACTTGAAGATGGCAGTACCATACATTCCTGCTTTAATCGTATTTTTCTTATTATTTTCCACCATGATCTCAATAGGGAAATTTAAAGAAGCATCTGCTTTGGCTGCAATGAAAGTAATTTTGCCAAGGTAATCGTCAGCAGGAAATACATTTGATTTAATTTGTACCTGATCGCCAACTTTAAGATTCGCTACCTGAGATTCATTTACACTTACTTTTAGTTTCAATCTCGAAACATCTACCAATTCAAACATTTGTGTACCCTGTGAATTTACAAAAGCACCTACCTCAATATATTTTTTGTTCACAATACCATTGATCGGAGATTTGATGTTGGCGTCGCTTACTCTTCTCTGACTGCTTTGCAACCTTAGTTTTGCATTTTGAACAGCCAATTTTGCCTGATCTAATTGTTGTTGGGTTACTCCACCTGTTTTGAATGAGCTGCTATATCTGGCTTCGTCTCTGATGGCATTCTGAAGGTTTGCTTCTGCAGTTTCTTTGTCTGTGTTTAAAATCTCTGCATCAATACGGGCTAAAGGTTGACCTTTAGTTACTCTATCACCTTCTTCTACATAGATTTTGGTTACACGTCCAGCATTTTCTGATAAGAAATTCAGCTCCTGATTAGGCGCAAATGTTCCGTTTGCACTAAAATCAAGGTTAATTGCTTGTCGTGCAATCACTGCAGTACGAACGCTGATTGCACCGCTACCTTGAGCTACTATTGCCGTTTTTGCCGCATTTTTCTTTTTATTGTTGCTTAATACCAGGAAGATTCCTGCTATGGCAAGTATGATTACTAAGGCTGTAATAATTCCTCTTTTCATTGTAGTAGTGATTTTATATTTCCGTTTGATTTGATTAATTGGATTTCGGCAATTTTATAGTTTAATAGTGCCTGGTTATAACTGTTCTGAGCTTGAGTAAGTGCATTCTCTGTATCTAAAAGGTCGGTCAATGCAGCAAGTCCATTATTATAGTTGTTTTGAGTGCTTTGGTAAATCTCCTGAGCAAGAATAACGTTCTGACGTTGAGCGTTAATAGTGCTCAGGTTGTCCCTTAATTTGATTTTTGCGTTTTCATACTCCACATTTAATGAGTTTTTCATCTGTCTGATATCTTCGTCGGCCTTTTTTAGATTTACATCAGCCTGACGTACTCTTGAGCGTGTGGCGAAACCATCAAATATAGGTACCTTTAAAGTAATGCCTATTGCAGCCATATCATACCAGTTTGCTGTACTTTTACCTTTGAATAAATCAAATTTATTGCTCACTCCATTATAGTTGTAATTGCTGTTCAAGGCAAGTGTAGGATAGTATTCGGATACTTTAGCTTTTCTGTCCAGTGTGTATAGCTCCTTTTGAACATTTGCAATTTTCAGTTCCGTTCTATTACTCATGTCCACAGATTCAGCAATTTCAGGCAAAGACTTTATCTCCGATAATTCTGTTTGAGGCAAAATGATCACTGTTTCTACTGGCATACCCATAGAGAATTTTAATTGATTTTCTAATTGAGTAATTCCATTTAACGTTTGTTCGCGCTGGGTTTGCAGATTGGTTAGATTTACCTTAATACGGTCGACATCAATCTTTTTAGCTAACCCATTTTTGTATTGATTTGAAATGATTTTTTCAACTACTTTAACATTTTTAATGTTGGTATCGATTACATTCAATTGTTGTCTGTTTACCAATACTGAATAATAATTGTTGGCCACCTGTTCAATGATTTGCTCTTCACTGAGCTGCGCATTTAACTTATAATAGCTTTCACTGGTTTTTGCAGCTTTCAGGCCGGTAAAAACAGTTTGATTAAATAGTTGTTGGTTAAGTTGCAAACCTGCTCCTGCGTTGTACTTTGTTCCGGCTTTAGCCAGAATTACCTCTCCTGGTCTGTTCAGAAATTCTCCAGGCAATACAATACTTTGAACAATCACGTTGTCTGTCAGACTTGCACTTCCGGTAAGCTGTGGTAGGGCCTGAGCTCTGATCTCCTGAGTTTTATATTTTCCTCCATCTACATCAAGGTTTGCTTTTCGTACCGAAACTGCGTTCTGAACGGCGTAATTTAATGCATCCTTAAGACTCAGCGTTTGTTGCGCCCTTGCTGCATTCGATAATAACAATCCCAACAGCAGTAGCGGAATCAATCTTACCTGTTTAATTATAGTATTCATGTTTATGATAATTTGTGGTCTGTTTTATTTTAATCCTTTGATAAATATTTTTGATAAGCTGAGTTGTTTCTCTAATATGCCTTTCATATCTTTTTTACTTGGGAACAATTCTTTATTTCCATGAAGAAGACATAGTGAAGTAATTCCTGCAAGACTGTCCAGGTATAATTCTGCCATTTTATTCACCTCACAGGGGGCAATTTCTCCATCTTCAACTGCTCGCTGTAATATTGCCGCATGAAGGCTTTCATTTTTTGCTTTCATCTTCATAAAGGATTCTCTTAGTTCATCTGAATTGAGAGAAGCATCCGGACTGCCACCAGAGAGGTGAAGCATATAATATTTCTGAAAAAAACGATGTCTGACCTCAACAAAAGCAGCCAGACGTTCTTCTACGGTACTCTTTGCAAACTGATCTTTTTCTAAGATTTCGAAGTAATCAGAGAAAATTTTATCAATTACCCCCAACACCAGACTGCTTTTATCCGGAAAATAATAATACAAGGAAGGCTTGGATACCGATAGATCATCGGCAATTTCATTCATTGTGGTCTTATTAATACCATAATGGATAAACCGTTTTATCGCCCCATCAATAATCAGCTCCCTTTTTTTATCTGTCTCTACCATTCTACTTTTTTACTTTCTGACTTTTTTCTTTGAACGGTCAAAAATACTGCCATATTTTGGCAACGAAAACTTTAATATGAAAATCATATAAAAGTTACAAAAAAATGACGAAAATTTATTGCTTTATTTTTAGTCCGTTAAGAAAAATGTCGGCAAACATTTTTTCTTTGGCAAAGATCTGTTTGAACTGTTCTTTTCCCGGGAACATGCTCTTGTCTTTAGAAAGGATATTGAAATGAATGCCTGATAAGGCGTCAATGAATATTTCAGTGGCTAATTTTGTGTCTGAAATCACAAATTCTTTATTGGTTACCCCCCGGCTAAACAATGATCCGATAATAATGAATTCAAAGGTTCTGGCTTTATGAAACTTTTCTGCCAGGTTGTCTGGTAACTCATTCCCAATGATTTGGCTGGACTCCAGGATATTGTAATATTTTTGAATAAAGGCTTGTCGCTTCTGTAGTAGTTTAAGTACACCCTCGGTTGCTGTCTTTGTTTTGTCAACGGATTTGACCAGATCTCTGCTGATGATTTGCATCAGGTGTTCTATGGCACTTACGTATAAACTCAGTTTATCAGGGAAATAATAGTAAAGTAATGCTTTTGAAAATGAGATGTCTTTTGCGATTTCTGTCATGGTTGTTTTTGATAAACCATAATGAGCAAAACGCTTTAATGCAGCCTCAATAATTAAAATTCTCTTCTTATCCTGATTTTCCATACAAATTCTAGTATTCCCCCTTCTGTAGTACCTTGTTTATGATTTAAACAATCGAGACGAAAAATAGACAAAATTTTTAAATATTTATTTAAACATGTTTATTACACTCCTTAACAATTACATTTGTAGCCTATAGCAAATCAGTTCGTTTTATCTATGACCATCTTCCAGGAAAATATCTCATTAAAACCTTATAATACATTTAGTATACCTGCCAACACTCATTATTTTGTGGAAGTGCTTACAGAATCAGCACTGGAGGAGTTGTTGAATTCTAAGCTCATTAAGGAGCAACCGCTGCTGATTCTGGGTGGTGGAAGTAATCTTTTATTTACTAAAGACTTTGATGGTCTGGTCATCAAGATGAGTATTCCGGGAATTTCAGCTGAGGTTCATGGGGAGACAGTTATTGTTACTGCCGGCGCAGGTGTGGTCTGGAATGATTTTGTAACCTATTGTGTGCAAAATGATTTTGCCGGGGTAGAAAACCTGAGTCTGATCCCCGGAACAGTAGGAGCTTCGCCGATACAAAATATCGGTGCCTATGGTGTAGAACTTAAAGATGTATTTGAGTCCTGCTCAGCCTATGAGATTGCTACGGGAAAACGCAGGGAATTTAGTCATCAGGACTGCCATTTTGGATATAGGGACAGTATATTTAAAAATGAACTGAAGGGTAAGTATATCATTACAGAAGTAAGTTTCAGGTTAAGCAGGATAGCCAGTATCAATACACAATATGGAGCCATTCAGGAAGAGTTGGCTAAAAGAGGAGTTTCTGCTCCAACAATTGCTGATGTATCTTCAGTAGTCTCCCATATCCGGGTAAGTAAGCTCCCTGATCCTTCTACAATTGGTAATGCCGGAAGCTTTTTTAAGAACCCTGTAATTGAACAGCAAGACTTCCTGAAAATCTTTGAAAAATTCCCGGAACTGGTTCATTATCCGGCTGGAAACGGTAAAGTTAAACTTGCAGCTGGCTGGTTAATAGAGCAATGTGGATTTAAGGGTAAGGTTGTCGGACAAACAGGTACCTGGAAAAATCAAGCCCTTGTACTGGTCAATCATGGACAGGCGAGCGGACAAGAAGTGTATAGTTTTTCAGAAAATATAATAGATACAGTAGAGGCCAGATTTGGTGTCAGACTGGAAAGAGAAGTAAATATTCTGTGACATAGCCCTCCCGGTCATTGTCAACCCTAAAAAACAATTTGTTAACATTAGGATTGATTTTTTGGTACATATGTTGTATAGCATTTGGTGTGTAAGATTAAACAAAGTTTGAGCGCCACTCCTAAAAAGCTTTGTTGGTTTGCTTTTTTAACCTTAAAACTTAAAACATTATGACAAAAAATGAATTCAACCTCCAGTTAAACGACCATTCGGTTTCTTTGCAGTCATTCGCTTTAAATTTTACGAAAGACATTGAGGATGCAAACGACCTAGTACAAGATACGATGCTTAAAGCGGTAACGTATTACAGTAAGTTTAAAGAAGGTACAAACCTTAAAGGATGGTTGTTTACCATCATGAAAAACACCTTCATTAACAATTATAGGCGTTTGGTGAAAACAAATGCATTAATCACCAAATCAGACGACATTTCTTCAGCCAATCTGCACTATAGTGCTGCAAAAAATACAAGCGATAGTAAGTTTGTTATTGGTGATATCAATAAAGCGCTTGCAACGCTTCAGCCAGAATATTACGTTCCTTTCATTAAATATTTTGAAGGGTATAAATACCATGAAATCGCAGAAATGCTGGAAATTCCAATAGGTACAGTAAAAACCAGGATACATGTGGCCCGCCAGATCCTTAAGAAATATCTGAAAACCTATTCTAAAGAAATTTTGGGTGCAGAACTGGTATAGCACCTGCCGGAGGTATTTAAAAAGCGATTTAACTCTATTGTTAAATCGCTTTTTTTATGCTGTAAAAAGATAATTGGTAAACGCCGTCAAAATCATATTTTTGGGCCTAACTAATTACATAAATGAATTTTACTTATCTGTTCCTGGTACTTGGTATACTAGTCATTCCGATAGTGCTGCTTTTTATTAAAAAGGCAAATTTTAGCCAGGTTATAAAGTTTGCTATTCCTGCAGCTGTAATTGCCGGACTCGTATTTTCCATGTTTGCCACGCTATTGGTACTTATGGGTAGCTGGACTTTCATTCCAGATTGCCTTACCGGTATATTCCTCTGGAAAATTCCTATTGAAGAATTTCTTTTTTCAATTGCTATGTGTCTGGCTGGACTTGGTGTTTATGTGACCCTAAATGCCTTCTTCCCTAGTAATTTTTTAGACAAATTCAGTCTTTCTTTTAGTAACCTGATCATGGGGGTCTGTATTGCCATGCTCATTTTTACATATACAAAATGGTATAGTGCAATTTCATTCGGAGCACTGTTTACTTTGATTTTTTATGTGGAATACCTTAATAAACTTCGGTTTACCTATAAATTTTATAGAGGATACCTCGCCTCATTGGTCCTTTTCTATATGGCCTATGGCGTGATTTCAACACTACCTGTGATTTCTTATTCGGAAGTAATCAATTTAAAACTTGGCGCAATTCCTTTTGAAAGTCATTTTTATTTTATGGGAATGTCGCTGATGAGTGTTTATTTATTCGAACTCTTAAAGAGTAAGGCTAAAGCATAATGGGATTGCCTGTTTATACCCGGCAACAGCTGGCACTGAGGAATGGTCAGGATAAACCTCAGATCTGGGTGGCTTACCAGGGGTTGATTTATGATGTGACGGAAAGTCGTTTATGGCGT
This region of Pedobacter steynii genomic DNA includes:
- a CDS encoding TolC family protein; translated protein: MNTIIKQVRLIPLLLLGLLLSNAARAQQTLSLKDALNYAVQNAVSVRKANLDVDGGKYKTQEIRAQALPQLTGSASLTDNVIVQSIVLPGEFLNRPGEVILAKAGTKYNAGAGLQLNQQLFNQTVFTGLKAAKTSESYYKLNAQLSEEQIIEQVANNYYSVLVNRQQLNVIDTNIKNVKVVEKIISNQYKNGLAKKIDVDRIKVNLTNLQTQREQTLNGITQLENQLKFSMGMPVETVIILPQTELSEIKSLPEIAESVDMSNRTELKIANVQKELYTLDRKAKVSEYYPTLALNSNYNYNGVSNKFDLFKGKSTANWYDMAAIGITLKVPIFDGFATRSRVRQADVNLKKADEDIRQMKNSLNVEYENAKIKLRDNLSTINAQRQNVILAQEIYQSTQNNYNNGLAALTDLLDTENALTQAQNSYNQALLNYKIAEIQLIKSNGNIKSLLQ
- a CDS encoding TetR/AcrR family transcriptional regulator, which translates into the protein MVETDKKRELIIDGAIKRFIHYGINKTTMNEIADDLSVSKPSLYYYFPDKSSLVLGVIDKIFSDYFEILEKDQFAKSTVEERLAAFVEVRHRFFQKYYMLHLSGGSPDASLNSDELRESFMKMKAKNESLHAAILQRAVEDGEIAPCEVNKMAELYLDSLAGITSLCLLHGNKELFPSKKDMKGILEKQLSLSKIFIKGLK
- a CDS encoding TetR/AcrR family transcriptional regulator yields the protein MENQDKKRILIIEAALKRFAHYGLSKTTMTEIAKDISFSKALLYYYFPDKLSLYVSAIEHLMQIISRDLVKSVDKTKTATEGVLKLLQKRQAFIQKYYNILESSQIIGNELPDNLAEKFHKARTFEFIIIGSLFSRGVTNKEFVISDTKLATEIFIDALSGIHFNILSKDKSMFPGKEQFKQIFAKEKMFADIFLNGLKIKQ
- the murB gene encoding UDP-N-acetylmuramate dehydrogenase, which encodes MTIFQENISLKPYNTFSIPANTHYFVEVLTESALEELLNSKLIKEQPLLILGGGSNLLFTKDFDGLVIKMSIPGISAEVHGETVIVTAGAGVVWNDFVTYCVQNDFAGVENLSLIPGTVGASPIQNIGAYGVELKDVFESCSAYEIATGKRREFSHQDCHFGYRDSIFKNELKGKYIITEVSFRLSRIASINTQYGAIQEELAKRGVSAPTIADVSSVVSHIRVSKLPDPSTIGNAGSFFKNPVIEQQDFLKIFEKFPELVHYPAGNGKVKLAAGWLIEQCGFKGKVVGQTGTWKNQALVLVNHGQASGQEVYSFSENIIDTVEARFGVRLEREVNIL
- a CDS encoding RNA polymerase sigma factor, which gives rise to MTKNEFNLQLNDHSVSLQSFALNFTKDIEDANDLVQDTMLKAVTYYSKFKEGTNLKGWLFTIMKNTFINNYRRLVKTNALITKSDDISSANLHYSAAKNTSDSKFVIGDINKALATLQPEYYVPFIKYFEGYKYHEIAEMLEIPIGTVKTRIHVARQILKKYLKTYSKEILGAELV
- a CDS encoding lycopene cyclase domain-containing protein, producing the protein MNFTYLFLVLGILVIPIVLLFIKKANFSQVIKFAIPAAVIAGLVFSMFATLLVLMGSWTFIPDCLTGIFLWKIPIEEFLFSIAMCLAGLGVYVTLNAFFPSNFLDKFSLSFSNLIMGVCIAMLIFTYTKWYSAISFGALFTLIFYVEYLNKLRFTYKFYRGYLASLVLFYMAYGVISTLPVISYSEVINLKLGAIPFESHFYFMGMSLMSVYLFELLKSKAKA
- a CDS encoding cytochrome b5 domain-containing protein, translated to MGLPVYTRQQLALRNGQDKPQIWVAYQGLIYDVTESRLWRNGKHYEHWAGQDLTDELPDAPHTASVFEKFTAIGRLYS